A segment of the Malaclemys terrapin pileata isolate rMalTer1 chromosome 1, rMalTer1.hap1, whole genome shotgun sequence genome:
TTTTCTGTGTGCATAGATAATTTAATGGATTCTTTCTCCATCTGATTCTGTGGGAATGGCTTTGGGTCTCTCTTGCTATCCAGTCTTCCTCGCTATCCAGTCTTCCTCTAACCtcttattagaaaaaaaaaatctgttgggaGAACAGAAGCCGTATGTGGATTTAATCAAGTGGAGGTAGGTGTTTAGAGGGGTTGGTAAGGAGGTGCAGTAAGTGGCTTTCCCTTTTTGATGGTCTAATAAAGATGGAGGCCAAGGACCTCAGGTGGTGTAAACCAACAAtgctccattgaggtcaatagaaTAGCCCCATTTTACACCTGCCAGTTATCTGGCCCAGAAAGTCAGCAAGAGATTTCTAAGCATGAGCGAAGGTGATATTTGTCTATTTCATATATTGTTTTATATCACTACAGTGGACACAGTGACACAGAAAAACGTGGTGAAGGTGGGTGGCAACGGGACCTTGAGCTGCTTCCTGAAGGAGTCACATGACGTTCTGCAAGTTACAtggcagaagaaaaatactggaGTGAATGAAAATTTGGCCACATACAGTGTATCTAAAGGAGTAAATATTGTTGAAAAATATCGAGGTCGATTAAATTTCACACGCCTGTCACTAAATGATACGACCATTACCCTCTGGAGAGTTAGAATCCAGGATGACGGATGTTACGCATGCATCTTTAATACCTTTCCCACAGGAGCCATCGTACAAGACTCCTGCTTGACTGTCTATGGTGAGGTTCTCTGTGGGGCAAAATCtctaaagggaagggaaggtgtTTTCTATCAGCAGCATTAGCTCGCAGCATTCACTGGTCAGTTGCATCAAGGACTCCAGCACTGGGAACTTCCCAATAGCAGTACCAGGTCTGTATTAGCTGGAACTGCGTTAGAAGAATACCCTATCTATCACTGCTAGAGGGACTCCAGCAATGTGAGCTGCTTCTCTGCAGGCCCATGTTACTGCATGTGGAGACTCCCACTGTGAGCGTTCTTACTTTAATGTCCTCTGAGTGCCAGCTAAAACTCATGGAGGGGGAACTTCCTCCCTGCAGGGTCTTCCCAGACATGGCTAGAACTCGGGCTGTGTGAGCTTCCTCACTGAACAGCACTATTGGTAGCAGCTAGGAGAACATTGTCAAGCGGCCACATGATTTATCTCTTGGTAGAAACCCTCAATTCTGGGGTCATAAAAGAAGTTAACGCCTCCATGATAGTTCCCTTCAATATACGGGAACAAGGGAATAGGGAATGAATCATTGcaagggcctggggtgggggactTGTTTGTATTCCTTCTCTCAGGTTGCCTCAGAATGCAATGAGGTACATTGGTTTCGATACTATTCCATTTGGTCAAAAGCTCCTTGTGTTTATGTGTTTCAGAGCAGCTGAGAGGATCTCTCCATTATGTCGTCTCTGAAGGTAACCTGACAGCCACTTGTTCTGCTAATGCCTGGCCTCGTCCTGTGATCTCCTGGATTGTGCCAAAAACTGAGAGTGAAAAGACAGAAGAGGTGGTCACGCACCCCAATGGAACAGTGTCCGTCATCAGCAAACTCTATGTCAACAGTTCTACAAGCCTGGCAGGCCAATTGCTGATCTGCAGAGTACGGCACATGGAGGAAGACAGAGATTACAGTGTGAAAGTGAAAGAGGGTCAGTGAGTGATATATACGACCAGTGTTAATGTCCTCTTGGCTGCAAGATTTTGTACTAGCATATCTCCAGCCCCATTTTTGGATGGGGGAGATAACGAGAAACAGACTTCCaagaaagaggagaggaaagtgtttgtgttgtggggagggagaaagagagaggatcCTATTCTGAGTTCAGCACTGCATTGGGGTTTGGTGCAGGGGACAGCAGTCTATCATTATGTgctctgaggggtgggggggggtcggaATTAGAGACGTCTGTATGCTTTCTGGGACAAGGTCCCATGGTTCCTGTGGCAAACCCATGCCTCGGGCTGAAAATTCTATGTAGGGTTTTTATTGACTTAAATATGAGAATGAATAATTCAGTCAGTATGATATCActtgttgtttattttaataatgaaTTCAGTTAAGTGCTCTCTGCCCTAAAATTTTCAGTGTaacaccaactttttttttttactatcaaCACAACAATGTAAAAGTTGTCAGTGGAGACTGGTGTTTTGGGTAGTCGGGAGGGGGACACTTGAGGCTCAATTTTTATAGGTATTTTTAGATTTATCACTTTAGTATTTGAGCACATCACAATGCTAATTAATTTGTCCTGCCACCATCCTGATGACGTAGAGAAATATTATTAGCCCAGTTGTTAGAGAGAGGAAACGGAAGCATTAAAAAATTAAGGGCTGAATACTCAAAAGGAGCGAGGCTCCTTCCATTGATTaatttccactgatttaaatagaAATTAGGAGCCTGATTCCTTTTGAGCACTCGTCTTCAGTTACTTGTCCAGATCACACAAGAATCCTGTGACAGAAATGGTAATGAAACTCACATGGCCCGAATTACAGTATATTTGGTGCCTTGATTGTTAGACAATCATTCCGGTTTTATAGCACCTGGGAAGGCATGCAAGGCAGTTTGGGACTGTGGATCGAATCCATTAGGCTGTATGATTTTTAATGATCTTTTTAGCACAAATGGTTAACAAACAGGactggtcaaaattttccaccaaaaattggatttttaatatttttattgaaaaaattcaaaatgaaaattttaatttcaTCTGGAATTGAACCATTGGTTTCTGTTTTTGAAAAGTGgtgaaaattttgaaaagaaaacaatgttagttaggttttttaattgtttttgctgaaaaatcaaaaaggttCTTGAAATCGAACTGTTTTTGCAAAATGTGTCAATTTGGACAAacctgcaatttttcaaagaaaaacaatttcCGATGAAAAAATTCAACCAGCTCTTATTGACACTATGGACATTTTTGGCtttgtgatcggcgttggcccacctacccgctagggggcagtggggagctatgaggtcactggccggcctgggtcacgcctccgtcagcggggaattagcggcggggcggccgccagccagagtctgtagcgcgcccctcaggcaggggagcgccggcaaaggtcagtagcgcgcccctcaggcaggggagcgccggctaaggtcagtagcgcgcccctcaggcaggggagcgccggctaaggtcagtagcgcgcccctcaggcaggggagcgccggctaaggtcagtagcgcgcccctcaagcaggggagcgccggcaaaggtcagtagcgcgcccctcaggcaggggagcgccggcaaaggtcagtagcgcgcccctcaggcaggggagcgccggcaaaggtcagtagcgcgcccctcaggcaggggagcgccggcaaaggtcagtagcgcgcccctcaggcaggggagcgccggctaaggtcagtagcgcgcccctcaggcaggggagcgccggctaaggtcagtagcgcgcccctcaggcaggggagcgccggctaaggtctgtggcgcgcccctcaggcaggggagcgccggctaaggtcagtggcgcgcccctcaggcaggggagcgccggctaaggtcagtggcgcgcccctcaggcaggggagcgccggcaaaggtcagtggcgcgcccctcaggcaggggagcgccggcaaaggtcagtggcgcgcccctcaggcaggggagcgccggctaaggtctgtagcgcgcccctcaggcaggggagcgccggcaaaggtcagtggcgcgcccctcaggcaggggagcgccggctaaggtcagtggcgcgcccctcaggcaggggagcgccggcaaaggtcccggcgtggctctgccgggtaggggagcgcaggcccaccctacaccactgcgccccagcccagggccctgacagtggcagaacgagggtcccaccactgggtcagcggggtcgtcccgctacatagactcaccactgtgcagctctgtccctgggctacttcctacccgacagttttccccgaatccctctggtcccgtgagtgcgtcggggtagtccgctgctggcagctccggctccccctcaggctcaggctcctccagctcctctgggtactcggctgctggcagctcccgctccccctccgactcctccagttcctctgggtactcggcagcgggcagtcctggcagccccagtccgtcctccaggtgaggtctccactggcccagggcctcccctggtgtggcagcaggctctgacgggagcagcccacggtctgtgtctgcctccctccctggtgctgccctaactgagctaagggccccgccctttatacttcctgttccacccctccccttccggggggtggagcgagcttgggctggccccgcccactcaggctgagggacaggcactttaccctcaggttcggagggaagccaccctggctccctacaggcTTGATCCAATTCTCATCTaagtcagtgagagtctttccattaacttagATGAgaattggatcaagcccttaaattGTCATCATTGGGGTTCTGGTGCTAATTCCACCTTGAGATGAAGGAAAGCAGTTTACATGTCTTTGAACTATTGTTTAAGCCTGCTTGCAAGCATCATTACATGCACTCAATTCATATTCTGAAGGTTAATTGAATCTTTGCAACTACAATAgaaattttaaataagaaatgcatgtTTCTTTTATAAATGAAAACTTGGAATCTGGAATACAGTTTGCAGTAAGGGGGATTCTTACTGGGTAGGATTCTTCAAAAAATATTGTGGCTTCTGAATACACAAGGCCTTGCTTATTTATCTACCAATCATCATGACAGAGATGGAGAGACAGTAAGTTTTCTTTGCTGGGAATGATTCTAGTTACACTTTGTTAGCTTGACGAAATGTTTTCTGATTTCCCAGAGGATGTGGAAACAGAATAGGGGGGAAATAAGTGGTGAAGATGGGCACCACAGGTATTTTGACAAGTGTGTTGTCAAAGATAAATTTACTCAGCCAATTTCTGCTCTGAAGAACTCTAGTGATGACCTAAATAGAAATTGGAAAGAGCCCACCATCACCCGGTTCCCTATTACGCCCTCTAcactctctcagggtatgtctacactacgaaattaggtcgaatttatagaagcaggttttatagaaatcgtttttatacagtcgattgtgtgtgtccccacataaaacgctctaagtgcattaagtcggcggaccgcgtccacagtaccgaggctagcgtcgacttccggagagttgcactgtgggtagctatcccacagttcctgcagtctccgccgcctgctggaattctgggttgagatcccaatgcctgatgatgcaaaaacagtgtcgtggggggttctgggtacatgtcgtcaggcccctccccctctatcagagcaacggcagacaatcgatttgtgcctttttacctgggttacctgtacaGACGacgtaccacggcaagcatggagcccgctcagctcaccatcaccatatgtcatctgggtgccagcagacgtggtattgcattgctacacagcagcagctccttgccttttggcagcagatactgtattacgactggtatccatcatcgtcatactcctcagtgagttcggtcagaggcgcctgggctgacatgttttgtctcctggagactcagtcttgccggcagtcctattgcaccgtcttgacgatgatggctagcagtcataatgcaccattttctgccaagcacccagaagatgccgatggctatcagtcatgctgcactgtctgctgccagcttaagatgtaaaagatagatggaccagatttgttctgtattcatttgcttcccgctccctccgtgaaatcaacggcctgctaaacccagggttttgagttcaatctttggggggagcattctgtgtgacagttgtttgtgtttctccctgatgcacagccacctttgctgattttaattccctgtaagccatgtcaccactcgcccctccctccctccgtcagacaatagttttgtgccttttttcagcccagtcgccatagcactgggatcatggagcccgctcagatcaccgtggcaattatgagcactatgaacaccacgcgcattgtcctggagtatatgcagagccagaacatgccaaagcaaaaacaggcgaggaggcgattgcagcacggtgacgagagtgatgaagaaattgacatggacataaacCTCTCCcgaagtacgggccccagcaatgtgcaaatcatggtgttactggggcagattcatgccatggaatgccgattctgggcccaggaaacaagcacagactggtgggaccgcatcgtgttgcgggtgtgggacgattcccagtggctgcgaaactttagcatgtgtaagggcactttcatggaactttatgacttgctttcccctgccctgaagcaccagaataccaggatgagagcagccctcacagttgagaagcgagtggcgatagccctgtggaagcttgcaatgccagatagctaccggtcagtcgggaatcaatttggagtgggcaaatctactgtgggggctgctgtgatccaagtagccaacgcaatcaaaaacctgctgatatcaagggtagtgactctgggaaacgtgcaggtcatagtggatggctttgctgcaatgggattccctaactgtggtggggcgatagacggaacccatatccctatcttctcaccggagcaccaagccaccgagtacataaaccgaaaagggtacttttcaatgctgctgcaagccctggtggatcacaagggacgtttcactaacatcaatgtgggatggccgggaaaggtacatgatgctcgcgtcttcaggaactctggtctgtttcaaaagctggaggaaggaactttcttcccggatcagaaaataactgttggggatgttgaaatgcctatagttatccttggggacccagcctaccccttaatgccatggctcatgaagccatacacaggcagcctggacaggagtcaggagctgttcaactacagggtgagcaagtgcagaatggtggtagaatgtgcatttggccgtttaaaaggtcgctggcgatcgttactgactcgctcagacctcagccaaaccaatctccccattgttatttctgcttgctttgtgctccacaatctctgtgaaagtaagggggaagcatttatggcgaggtgggaggctaaggcaaatcgcctggctgctgattacgcgcagccagagaccagggcggttagaagagtacagcagggcgcggtgcacatcagagaagctttgaaaaccagttttgtgactggccaggctacggtgtgaaagttctactagtttctccttgatgaacccctcccccccgccccccagttcactctacttccctgtaagctaaccaccctaccctccccccttcgagcaccgcttgcagaggcaataaagtcattgttacttcacattcatgcattctttattaattcatcacacaactagggggataactgccaaggtagctgggaggggtgggggaggagggaaggacaaggacacactgcagtttaaaactttaactcttattgaaggccagccttctgatgcttgggcaatcatctggggtggagtggctgggtggccggaggccccccccccactgagttcttgggcgtctgggtgaggaggctatagaacttggggaggagggctgttggttacacaggggctgtagaggcggtctctgcttctgctgcctttcctgcagctcaaccatacactggagcatatcagtttgatgctccagcagccagagcatcgactcttgccttctgtcagcaagctgatgccacctatcctcttcagcccgccacttgctctcttcagcccgtgattcagcccgccacctctcctctttcatattgtgcttttctgcactctgacattgactgcctccatgc
Coding sequences within it:
- the LOC128846672 gene encoding OX-2 membrane glycoprotein-like isoform X2, whose translation is MKEQLSSQMTYQGLMLSVVFIMLCRTEVDTVTQKNVVKVGGNGTLSCFLKESHDVLQVTWQKKNTGVNENLATYSVSKGVNIVEKYRGRLNFTRLSLNDTTITLWRVRIQDDGCYACIFNTFPTGAIVQDSCLTVYEQLRGSLHYVVSEGNLTATCSANAWPRPVISWIVPKTESEKTEEVVTHPNGTVSVISKLYVNSSTSLAGQLLICRVRHMEEDRDYSVKVKEGRWFSVPWLLTSVTLLVVFVGLVLTVVCCRRRRKKQSEEPL
- the LOC128846672 gene encoding OX-2 membrane glycoprotein-like isoform X1, whose product is MKEQLSSQMTYQGLMLSVVFIMLCRTEVDTVTQKNVVKVGGNGTLSCFLKESHDVLQVTWQKKNTGVNENLATYSVSKGVNIVEKYRGRLNFTRLSLNDTTITLWRVRIQDDGCYACIFNTFPTGAIVQDSCLTVYEQLRGSLHYVVSEGNLTATCSANAWPRPVISWIVPKTESEKTEEVVTHPNGTVSVISKLYVNSSTSLAGQLLICRVRHMEEDRDYSVKVKEGRWFSVPWLLTSVTLLVVFVGLVLTVVCCRRRRKKQSESKAS